The following proteins are encoded in a genomic region of Phoenix dactylifera cultivar Barhee BC4 unplaced genomic scaffold, palm_55x_up_171113_PBpolish2nd_filt_p 002634F, whole genome shotgun sequence:
- the LOC103697702 gene encoding cucumber peeling cupredoxin-like: MGGSGGGGGKRADWAGMMIAVAAVSLVLEGSVVAAATRHVVGGSGTGWTIPPNASFYGEWSSSQTYVVGDTLVFNFPTGIHNVIQVPKSSYDACTAQNQIGSTLSTGPATVTLTPPAPIITSVASAATAPPARSWPSPLPRRPRPARAYPDGRRSHAFRRPSARIIRALRRLAGRIRALRRLAGRIRALRRLA; this comes from the exons ATGGGTGgatcaggaggaggaggaggcaagaGAGCGGACTGGGCTGGGATGATGATCGCCGTGGCGGCGGTCAGTCTTGTGCTGGAGGGCTCGGTGGTCGCAGCGGCCACGAGGCATGTGGTCGGCGGCAGCGGCACTGGATGGACCATCCCGCCCAACGCCAGCTTCTACGGCGAGTGGTCGTCCTCCCAGACATACGTTGTGGGCGACACCCTTG TTTTCAACTTCCCAACGGGGATCCACAACGTGATCCAAGTGCCAAAATCCAGCTACGACGCCTGCACCGCCCAGAACCAGATCGGCTCCACCCTGTCCACCGGCCCCGCCACCGTCACCCTCACCCCTCCGGCGCCCATTATTACATCTGTGGCGTCAGCGGCCACTGCTCCACCGGCCAGAAGCTGGCCATCACCGTTGCCTCGTCGTCCTCGGCCGGCCCGCGCCTACCCCGACGGCCGGCGGTCCCACGCCTTCCGGCGCCCCAGCGCCCGCATCATCCGGGCCCTCCGGCGTCTCGCCGGCCGCATCCGGGCCCTCCGGCGTCTCGCCGGCCGCATCCGGGCCCTCCGGCGTCTCGCCTAG